A genomic segment from Burkholderia plantarii encodes:
- a CDS encoding thioesterase II family protein yields the protein MTGADLETRESDWLRFGAGGPRSDARVRLVCFHYAGTGASMFAPWAAELPGEVELIAVQLPGRENRLDEPLLHAMDEIGAPVAEALAPWLDRPYVMFGHSAGARIAFDVARRLRRAGFALPRVLIVSAQYAPDVEPAVIRYTLDDAQFVEVLRACKGTPETILDDPVLLDLLLPRIRADGQVFETYRYESEPPLDCPIVVFQGTADAMVDDAGAAGWARHTRGGFRLRNFEGGHFFIHEKQADVLDEINRELAVLLGEPDSTLTG from the coding sequence TGACCGGCGCCGATCTGGAGACGCGCGAGTCCGACTGGCTCCGGTTCGGCGCCGGCGGTCCGAGGTCCGACGCGCGCGTGCGGCTCGTCTGCTTCCACTACGCGGGCACCGGCGCATCGATGTTCGCGCCGTGGGCCGCGGAGCTGCCCGGCGAGGTCGAGCTGATCGCCGTGCAGCTGCCGGGCCGCGAGAACCGGCTCGACGAACCGCTGCTGCACGCCATGGACGAGATCGGGGCGCCGGTCGCCGAGGCGCTCGCGCCCTGGCTCGACCGGCCCTACGTGATGTTCGGGCACAGCGCCGGGGCGCGGATCGCGTTCGACGTGGCGCGGCGGCTGCGCCGCGCCGGGTTCGCGCTGCCGCGCGTGCTGATCGTCTCGGCGCAGTACGCGCCCGACGTCGAGCCCGCAGTGATCCGCTACACGCTCGACGACGCGCAGTTCGTGGAAGTGCTGCGCGCCTGCAAGGGCACGCCCGAAACGATCCTCGACGATCCGGTGCTGCTCGACCTGCTGCTGCCGAGAATCCGCGCCGACGGCCAGGTGTTCGAGACCTATCGCTACGAGTCCGAGCCGCCGCTCGACTGCCCGATCGTGGTGTTCCAGGGCACCGCCGACGCGATGGTCGACGACGCGGGGGCCGCGGGCTGGGCGCGCCACACGCGCGGCGGGTTCCGGCTGCGCAACTTCGAGGGCGGTCACTTCTTCATCCACGAGAAGCAGGCCGACGTGCTCGACGAGATCAACCGGGAGCTGGCCGTGCTGCTCGGCGAGCCGGATTCCACCCTGACTGGATGA
- a CDS encoding RraA family protein: protein MAQWNTDEELFALMREELATCPVSDVLEQLGFATPMLPPAIRPLRAEMVMIGRAMPVQDDPPVPHGGLKRYDAKPFGLLFESIEALRPGEVYIASGGPVGAARIGDLLASRVKKIGAAGVVLNAHVRDANAIGELGLPVFAHGTHAYGLQGRHNVVDFRCSIRIGEVRVRPGDLVFGDNDGVCVIPREVEHEVITRAIAKNRLERKVRDAVAAGRSVVDAFNEYSVM from the coding sequence ATGGCCCAATGGAATACGGATGAGGAACTGTTCGCGCTGATGCGCGAGGAGCTGGCGACGTGCCCCGTCAGCGACGTGCTCGAACAGCTCGGTTTCGCCACGCCGATGCTGCCGCCCGCGATCCGGCCGCTGCGCGCCGAGATGGTGATGATCGGCCGCGCGATGCCGGTGCAGGACGATCCGCCGGTGCCCCACGGCGGCCTCAAGCGCTACGACGCGAAGCCGTTCGGCTTGCTGTTCGAATCGATCGAGGCGCTGCGCCCGGGCGAGGTGTACATCGCCAGCGGCGGCCCGGTGGGCGCCGCGCGCATCGGCGACCTGCTGGCCTCGCGCGTGAAGAAGATCGGCGCGGCCGGCGTGGTGCTCAACGCCCACGTGCGCGACGCCAACGCGATCGGCGAACTCGGGCTGCCGGTGTTCGCGCACGGCACCCATGCCTACGGGCTGCAGGGGCGCCACAACGTGGTGGATTTCCGCTGCTCGATCCGCATCGGCGAGGTGCGGGTGCGGCCCGGCGACCTCGTGTTCGGCGACAACGACGGCGTGTGCGTGATCCCGCGCGAGGTGGAGCACGAGGTGATCACGCGCGCGATCGCCAAGAACCGGCTCGAGCGCAAGGTGCGCGATGCCGTGGCGGCGGGGCGCAGCGTGGTGGATGCCTTCAACGAATACAGCGTGATGTGA
- a CDS encoding branched-chain amino acid transaminase encodes MNAKYIWKNGELLPWERAQVHVMSHALHYGTSVFEGIRAYEIGDKAAILCGREHYERLLFSCKVARIPSPLTVGQWMEVSAETLRANGHRAAYIRPLVYRGAGDSLGLDARSHPAEALLATTRWGAYLGEAALTGGVDVQVSSWRRHGPGAASTMAKIGGQYINGQAIAMEARENGLSEGIALDGHGFISEGSGENVFLVHRNEIFTPSVGSSILSGITRQCVMRIARDLGYTVTETSLPREMLYLADEIFFTGTAVEICPVRSIDRMPVGNGARGPVTKAIQDRYFGIVRGTHADKWNWLTTVPVAVPSRDEVRA; translated from the coding sequence ATGAACGCGAAATACATCTGGAAGAACGGCGAGCTGCTGCCGTGGGAGCGGGCGCAGGTCCACGTGATGAGCCACGCGCTGCACTACGGCACGAGCGTGTTCGAGGGCATCCGCGCCTACGAGATCGGCGACAAGGCGGCGATCCTCTGCGGTCGCGAACACTACGAGCGGCTGCTGTTCAGCTGCAAGGTGGCGCGCATTCCGTCGCCGCTCACGGTCGGGCAGTGGATGGAGGTGAGCGCCGAGACGCTGCGCGCGAACGGCCATCGCGCGGCCTATATCCGGCCGCTCGTCTATCGCGGCGCGGGCGATTCGCTCGGCCTCGACGCGCGCTCGCATCCGGCCGAGGCGCTGCTGGCCACCACCAGGTGGGGCGCCTATCTGGGCGAGGCCGCGCTGACGGGCGGGGTGGACGTGCAGGTCAGCAGCTGGCGGCGCCATGGCCCCGGCGCGGCCAGCACCATGGCCAAGATCGGCGGCCAGTACATCAACGGCCAGGCGATCGCGATGGAGGCGCGCGAGAACGGCCTGAGCGAGGGCATCGCGCTCGACGGGCACGGCTTCATCAGCGAGGGCAGCGGCGAGAACGTGTTTCTCGTGCATCGCAACGAGATCTTCACGCCGTCGGTGGGCAGCAGCATCCTGAGCGGCATCACGCGGCAGTGCGTGATGCGCATCGCGCGCGACCTCGGCTATACCGTCACCGAGACCAGCCTGCCGCGCGAGATGCTGTACCTGGCCGACGAGATCTTCTTCACCGGCACGGCCGTGGAGATCTGCCCGGTGCGCTCGATCGACCGCATGCCGGTGGGCAACGGCGCGCGCGGGCCGGTCACCAAGGCGATCCAGGACCGCTACTTCGGCATCGTGCGCGGCACCCACGCCGACAAGTGGAACTGGCTCACCACGGTGCCGGTGGCGGTGCCGTCGCGCGACGAGGTGCGGGCATGA
- a CDS encoding thioesterase II family protein: MSAHLDESPWLIVHPAASGQPARLRLFCFHYAGATASIFRSWRGGLPDWVELVAVQLPGREYRLGEPLFESATPIVEALAECVPDWLDLPFVFFGHSMGALIAFDLARVLRARGHGEPALFVASGRNAPRYLWRDAGIQALPDDVFLATVRDYNGTPEELINEPSMRDLWMPRLRADLTISALYHYTEQTPLACPLLVLRGTHDGLVSDEGVEGWRAETTGPIHYVRFPGNHFFLHSEEPDVLAELRRALAQVSADRPVQHGHAAARQQIEENRR; encoded by the coding sequence ATGAGCGCGCATCTGGACGAATCCCCCTGGCTGATCGTGCATCCGGCGGCGAGCGGCCAGCCGGCGCGGTTGCGCCTGTTCTGCTTCCACTACGCCGGCGCCACGGCCTCGATCTTCCGCTCGTGGCGCGGCGGCCTGCCCGACTGGGTCGAGCTGGTGGCCGTGCAGCTGCCGGGGCGCGAGTACCGGCTCGGCGAGCCGCTGTTCGAGAGCGCGACGCCGATCGTCGAGGCGCTGGCCGAATGCGTGCCCGACTGGCTCGACCTGCCGTTCGTGTTCTTCGGCCACAGCATGGGCGCGCTGATCGCGTTCGACCTGGCCCGCGTGCTGCGCGCGCGCGGCCACGGCGAGCCGGCTCTGTTCGTCGCGTCGGGGCGCAACGCGCCGCGCTACCTGTGGCGCGACGCGGGCATCCAGGCGCTGCCCGACGACGTGTTCCTCGCCACCGTGCGCGACTACAACGGCACGCCCGAGGAACTGATCAACGAGCCGTCGATGCGTGATCTGTGGATGCCGCGGCTGCGCGCGGACCTGACCATCTCGGCGCTCTACCACTACACCGAGCAGACCCCGCTCGCGTGCCCGCTGCTGGTGCTGCGCGGCACCCACGACGGGCTCGTCAGCGACGAGGGCGTGGAGGGCTGGCGCGCTGAGACCACCGGCCCGATCCATTACGTGCGCTTTCCCGGCAACCATTTTTTCCTGCACAGCGAGGAGCCGGACGTGCTGGCCGAACTGCGCCGCGCGCTGGCGCAGGTGTCGGCGGACCGGCCCGTGCAGCACGGCCACGCGGCCGCCCGCCAACAGATCGAGGAGAACCGCAGATGA
- a CDS encoding acetaldehyde dehydrogenase (acetylating): protein MKNRSTRAERQVRAPGTARTRVAILGSGSIGIDLMFKVKACEQFDLAFVVGRNADSDGLRLARECHVATSSDGLDFLRANADAYDLVFDATSAAAHTQHNRFFAEAGKFAIDLTPAKVGRLCVPCINLPDTHAVQNVNLITCGGQASLPLAYALRQAVDEIDYLEVVSAIASRSAGMATRENINEYQTTTEYALAKFSGAKRTKAILNINPAEPGIQMQTTLYAHARYRDFGRVCSRIEAMAEQVREYVPGYQLVVRPLESQGRITVSLTVRGRGDYLPEYAGNLDIINCAALAVATHRHATLRSGVTQ from the coding sequence ATGAAGAACCGATCCACCCGTGCCGAGCGCCAGGTCCGCGCCCCCGGCACCGCACGCACCCGTGTCGCCATCCTCGGCTCGGGCAGCATCGGCATCGACCTGATGTTCAAGGTGAAGGCGTGCGAGCAGTTCGATCTCGCGTTCGTGGTCGGGCGCAACGCGGACAGCGACGGGCTGCGGCTCGCGCGCGAATGCCATGTGGCGACCTCGAGCGACGGGCTCGATTTCCTGCGCGCCAACGCCGACGCCTACGACCTCGTGTTCGACGCCACCTCCGCGGCCGCGCACACGCAGCACAACCGCTTCTTCGCCGAGGCCGGCAAGTTCGCGATCGACCTGACGCCGGCCAAGGTCGGCCGGCTCTGCGTGCCCTGCATCAACCTGCCCGACACGCACGCGGTGCAGAACGTCAACCTGATCACCTGCGGCGGCCAGGCGAGCCTGCCGCTCGCCTACGCGCTGCGCCAGGCCGTCGACGAGATCGACTACCTGGAAGTGGTCTCGGCGATCGCCTCGCGCAGCGCCGGCATGGCCACCCGCGAGAACATCAACGAATACCAGACCACCACCGAATACGCGCTGGCGAAGTTCAGCGGCGCGAAGCGCACCAAGGCGATCCTCAACATCAATCCGGCCGAACCCGGCATCCAGATGCAGACCACGCTGTACGCGCACGCGCGCTACCGCGACTTCGGCCGGGTGTGCTCGCGCATCGAGGCGATGGCCGAGCAGGTGCGCGAGTACGTGCCCGGTTATCAGTTGGTGGTGCGGCCGCTCGAAAGCCAGGGGCGCATCACCGTGAGCCTGACCGTGCGCGGGCGCGGCGACTACCTGCCCGAGTACGCGGGCAACCTCGACATCATCAACTGCGCGGCGCTCGCGGTAGCCACGCATCGGCATGCAACCCTTCGCTCAGGAGTCACGCAATGA
- the dmpG gene encoding 4-hydroxy-2-oxovalerate aldolase, translating into MNLISDATLRDGNHAIRHQLSSAQIADYARAANAAGIDIVEVGHGNGLGGSSCLLGQTPIDDRTMLETARAALTTSRLGVHFIPGLGKSADIELAIETGVDVVRVATHCTEANVSRRFIDQTRQAGRTAFGVLMMSHMAPAEVLLAQARLMQGYGAQAVILMDSAGYSTPSLVREKVRLLVGELEVAVGFHAHNNLGLAVANSLVALEEGATIVDACVKGFGAGAGNTQLETLVAAMEREGHAANTSFERVTLLARESDAFLSPKTPHIPAANIASGLYGLFSGYVPHIQKAALEFGVNEFELYRRLAERKLVAGQEDIITEEASRLARARDAQQAARRQETARELSA; encoded by the coding sequence ATGAACCTCATCAGTGATGCGACGCTGCGGGACGGCAATCACGCGATCCGCCATCAGTTGAGCAGCGCCCAGATCGCCGACTACGCGCGCGCCGCCAACGCGGCCGGCATCGACATCGTGGAAGTGGGCCACGGCAACGGCCTGGGCGGCTCGTCGTGCCTGCTCGGCCAGACGCCGATCGACGACCGCACCATGCTCGAGACCGCGCGCGCCGCGCTCACCACCAGCCGGCTCGGCGTGCATTTCATCCCGGGCCTCGGCAAGTCGGCCGACATCGAGCTGGCGATCGAGACCGGCGTGGACGTGGTGCGCGTGGCCACCCACTGCACCGAGGCCAACGTCTCGCGGCGCTTCATCGACCAGACGCGTCAGGCCGGCCGCACCGCGTTCGGCGTGCTGATGATGTCGCACATGGCGCCGGCCGAGGTGCTGCTCGCGCAGGCGCGGCTGATGCAGGGCTACGGCGCGCAGGCGGTGATCCTGATGGACAGCGCCGGCTATTCGACGCCGTCGCTGGTGCGCGAGAAGGTGCGGCTGCTGGTGGGCGAGCTGGAGGTGGCGGTGGGCTTCCACGCCCACAACAACCTCGGCCTCGCGGTGGCCAACAGCCTGGTCGCGCTGGAGGAGGGCGCCACCATCGTCGATGCCTGCGTGAAGGGCTTCGGCGCCGGCGCCGGCAACACGCAGCTCGAGACGCTGGTGGCCGCGATGGAGCGCGAGGGGCATGCGGCCAACACCAGCTTCGAGCGCGTGACGCTGCTCGCGCGCGAGTCCGACGCGTTCCTGAGCCCGAAGACGCCGCACATCCCGGCCGCCAACATCGCCAGCGGCCTCTACGGGCTCTTTTCCGGCTACGTGCCGCACATCCAGAAGGCCGCGCTCGAGTTCGGCGTGAACGAGTTCGAGCTGTACCGGCGGCTCGCGGAACGCAAGCTGGTGGCCGGGCAGGAAGACATCATCACCGAGGAGGCGAGCCGGCTCGCGCGCGCGCGCGACGCGCAGCAGGCCGCGCGGCGCCAGGAAACCGCGCGCGAGCTGTCCGCCTGA
- a CDS encoding cupin domain-containing protein — MAGLNEHGHGTWDGIEREVLTPRIERQVVNGDALMMAKLFMKKGAFVATHSHPNEQFTVILSGRLLFRYGERLEHEAEVGPGGILHLPANLPHNALCLEDAVDLDIFTPPRSDWLEPGGNRYFERERAEPARG, encoded by the coding sequence ATGGCAGGGCTCAACGAACACGGCCACGGCACGTGGGACGGCATCGAGCGCGAGGTGCTGACGCCGCGCATCGAGCGGCAGGTGGTGAACGGCGACGCGCTGATGATGGCGAAGCTGTTCATGAAGAAAGGGGCGTTCGTCGCGACGCATTCGCATCCGAACGAGCAGTTCACGGTGATCCTGTCGGGCCGCCTGCTGTTTCGCTACGGCGAGCGGCTCGAACACGAGGCCGAGGTCGGCCCGGGCGGCATCCTGCACCTGCCCGCGAACCTGCCGCACAACGCGCTGTGCCTCGAGGATGCCGTCGATCTCGACATCTTCACGCCGCCGCGCTCGGACTGGCTCGAACCCGGCGGCAACCGCTATTTCGAACGCGAGCGGGCCGAGCCGGCGCGCGGCTGA
- a CDS encoding LysE family translocator, with product MLMYVSLVLVVPGPTNTLLLSSGLKVGLRGTWPLVIAEALGYLAAVSVWGLFLCTFAATRPWLYDIVKLASSAYIFYLALKMWTRSRVLAEVADVRPISFRDQFVATLMNPKALLFASTLFPVEAFRSIHVYLTAFALFLIVLAPIGVGWSCLGGLITSRRAWAERTSTLLRGASLVLLMFSGTLMYSVLKS from the coding sequence ATGCTGATGTACGTCTCGCTGGTGCTCGTCGTGCCCGGCCCCACCAATACGCTGCTGCTGTCGTCGGGCCTGAAGGTCGGGCTGCGCGGGACCTGGCCGCTCGTGATCGCCGAGGCGCTCGGCTATCTGGCGGCGGTGTCGGTGTGGGGGCTGTTCCTCTGCACGTTCGCGGCGACGCGGCCGTGGCTGTACGACATCGTCAAGCTCGCCAGCTCGGCCTACATCTTCTACCTCGCCCTGAAGATGTGGACCCGCAGCCGCGTGCTGGCCGAGGTGGCCGACGTGAGGCCGATCAGCTTTCGCGACCAGTTCGTCGCCACGCTGATGAACCCGAAGGCGCTGCTGTTCGCGAGCACGCTGTTCCCGGTCGAGGCGTTCCGCTCGATCCACGTCTACCTGACCGCGTTCGCGCTGTTCCTGATCGTGCTCGCGCCGATCGGCGTCGGCTGGTCGTGCCTGGGCGGACTGATCACGTCGCGGCGTGCCTGGGCCGAGCGCACCTCGACGCTGTTGCGCGGCGCCTCGCTGGTGCTGCTGATGTTCTCCGGCACGCTGATGTACTCGGTGCTCAAGAGCTGA
- a CDS encoding flavin reductase family protein, whose protein sequence is MASPWSNARTDGAIRAALEAAVAAPAAGRARPGAVSAVGAADAAKDAQAAHAENGAAARPEPAGTGRDGRDEAELARQFRHAMRRLTAAVSIVATREHGARYGMTATALSTLSTEPPAIVVCINRNASVYLPLARTRRFSVNLLQARQADLIAPFSGKLEHAARFAFGAWREARGLPVLSGAQATLLCRVDVMYGYGSHDLVIGRVEAVTAAESVAPLLWQNGGPAAASGLGA, encoded by the coding sequence ATGGCCAGCCCATGGAGCAACGCAAGAACCGACGGCGCGATACGCGCCGCACTCGAGGCGGCCGTGGCCGCGCCGGCGGCGGGACGCGCGCGGCCCGGCGCGGTCAGCGCGGTGGGGGCGGCGGACGCGGCCAAGGACGCTCAAGCCGCCCATGCCGAGAACGGCGCGGCCGCGCGGCCGGAGCCGGCCGGCACGGGGCGCGACGGGCGGGACGAGGCCGAGCTCGCGCGCCAGTTCCGGCACGCGATGCGCCGCCTCACCGCCGCGGTGTCGATCGTGGCGACGCGCGAGCACGGCGCGCGCTACGGCATGACGGCCACCGCGCTCAGCACGCTCAGCACCGAGCCGCCCGCGATCGTGGTCTGCATCAATCGCAACGCGAGCGTCTACCTGCCGCTCGCGCGCACGCGGCGCTTCTCGGTGAACCTGCTGCAGGCGCGCCAGGCCGACCTGATCGCGCCGTTCAGCGGCAAGCTCGAGCACGCGGCGCGCTTCGCGTTCGGCGCGTGGCGCGAGGCGCGCGGGCTGCCGGTGTTGAGCGGCGCGCAGGCCACGCTGCTGTGCCGGGTGGACGTGATGTACGGCTACGGCAGCCACGATCTCGTGATCGGGCGCGTCGAGGCGGTCACGGCCGCCGAATCGGTCGCGCCGCTGTTGTGGCAGAACGGCGGGCCGGCCGCCGCGAGCGGGCTCGGCGCATGA
- a CDS encoding LLM class flavin-dependent oxidoreductase — translation MQKKRINFGVLIQGPGANMNAWKHPSVPPDASVNFDFYAERTRTAEAAGIAFAFIADGLFITEKSAPHFLNRFEPIALLSALAALTTKIGLVGTVSSPYAEPFNVARQFASLDLISRGRAGWNVVTSSLEGTARNYGREHPDHAARYEIATEHIDVVQGLWDSWDDDALVRDRATGRFFDPAGLHRLDHRGRYYSVDGPLNIRRSPQGQPVIFQAGSSGDGVEFAGRYADAVFSNGGTFDDARAFYRRVKDAAAQAGRDPEHVKVFPGIGPIVGATDAEADDRYRQVRDLLSPKEALAYLGHFFQQHDFSVYPLDGPFPEIGELGNDGFRSTTDNIKRLARERKLTLREVAYEVATRRSNIGTSEAFIGTPERVADEMIRWVEEGAADGFMLGLPVVGFGLDDMIRHVLPVLTARGYFDPVLRGATLRDHLGLPYRESRYAAAAQVAAI, via the coding sequence ATGCAAAAGAAACGCATCAATTTCGGCGTGCTGATCCAGGGGCCGGGCGCGAACATGAACGCCTGGAAGCATCCGAGCGTGCCGCCCGACGCGAGCGTCAACTTCGATTTCTACGCCGAGCGCACGCGCACGGCCGAGGCGGCCGGCATCGCGTTCGCGTTCATCGCCGACGGCCTGTTCATCACCGAGAAATCGGCGCCGCACTTCCTGAACCGCTTCGAGCCGATCGCGCTGCTGTCCGCGCTCGCCGCGCTGACGACGAAGATCGGGCTGGTCGGCACGGTGTCGTCGCCCTATGCCGAGCCGTTCAACGTGGCGCGCCAGTTCGCCTCGCTCGACCTGATCAGCCGTGGCCGCGCGGGCTGGAACGTGGTGACGTCCTCGCTCGAGGGCACCGCGCGCAACTACGGCCGCGAGCATCCCGACCACGCGGCGCGCTACGAGATCGCCACCGAGCACATCGACGTGGTGCAGGGCCTGTGGGACAGCTGGGACGACGACGCGCTGGTGCGCGACCGCGCCACCGGCCGCTTCTTCGATCCGGCCGGGCTGCACCGGCTCGATCATCGCGGCCGCTACTACTCGGTGGACGGCCCGCTCAACATCCGCCGCTCGCCGCAGGGCCAGCCGGTGATCTTCCAGGCCGGCTCGTCGGGCGACGGCGTCGAGTTCGCCGGGCGCTACGCCGACGCGGTGTTCTCGAACGGCGGCACCTTCGACGACGCGCGCGCCTTCTACCGTCGCGTCAAGGACGCCGCCGCGCAGGCCGGGCGCGATCCGGAGCACGTGAAGGTGTTTCCCGGCATCGGGCCGATCGTCGGGGCGACCGACGCCGAGGCCGACGACCGCTATCGCCAGGTGCGCGACCTGCTCTCGCCGAAGGAGGCGCTCGCCTATCTCGGGCACTTCTTCCAGCAGCACGATTTCAGCGTCTATCCGCTCGACGGGCCGTTCCCCGAGATCGGCGAACTCGGCAACGACGGGTTCCGCTCGACCACCGACAACATCAAGCGGCTCGCGCGCGAGCGCAAGCTGACGCTGCGCGAGGTGGCCTATGAAGTGGCCACGCGGCGCTCGAACATCGGCACCTCGGAGGCGTTCATCGGCACGCCGGAGCGCGTGGCCGACGAGATGATCCGCTGGGTCGAGGAGGGCGCGGCCGACGGCTTCATGCTCGGGCTGCCGGTGGTGGGTTTCGGGCTCGACGACATGATCCGCCACGTGCTGCCGGTGCTGACCGCGCGCGGCTACTTCGATCCGGTGCTGCGCGGCGCGACGCTGCGCGACCACCTCGGGCTGCCGTACCGCGAGAGCCGCTACGCGGCGGCCGCACAGGTGGCGGCGATTTAG
- a CDS encoding NAD(P)-dependent oxidoreductase, whose translation MPTWPSPRAMVKIRRHSMKVGFIGIGVMGQPMALNLARAGTALVVWNRSPERCAPLAEAGAQVAGSVDEVYRDTRTVILMMATDEALDAVLGRGTPDFARRVADHLIVHMGTVSAEYSRGLDADIRAAGGRYVEAPVSGSRKPAEAGQLVAMLAGEPADVEAVRPLLKPMCHESVVCGPVPTGLLMKLSVNTFLIPMVTAVAEASHLARFYGLDMKQFQTVLDAGPMASAVSRVKIDKLVREDFEVQASIADVLKNNRLAAEAARNANLASPLLDTCFELYTETLRLGHGGEDMAAVVRAIEARTDARRA comes from the coding sequence ATCCCCACCTGGCCATCGCCACGAGCGATGGTGAAGATACGGAGACACTCAATGAAAGTCGGATTCATCGGCATCGGCGTGATGGGGCAACCCATGGCGCTCAACCTCGCGCGCGCGGGCACCGCGCTGGTCGTCTGGAATCGCTCCCCGGAACGCTGCGCGCCGCTCGCCGAGGCCGGCGCGCAGGTCGCCGGATCGGTCGACGAGGTCTATCGCGACACGCGCACCGTGATCCTGATGATGGCGACCGACGAGGCGCTCGACGCCGTGCTCGGCCGCGGCACGCCCGATTTCGCGCGGCGCGTGGCGGACCACCTGATCGTCCACATGGGCACCGTGTCGGCCGAATATTCGCGCGGCCTCGACGCCGACATCCGCGCCGCCGGCGGCCGGTACGTGGAGGCGCCCGTGTCGGGCTCGCGCAAGCCGGCCGAGGCCGGCCAACTGGTGGCGATGCTGGCCGGCGAACCGGCCGACGTCGAGGCAGTGCGCCCGCTGCTCAAGCCGATGTGCCATGAATCCGTGGTCTGCGGGCCGGTGCCCACCGGGCTGCTGATGAAGCTGTCGGTCAACACGTTCCTGATCCCGATGGTGACCGCGGTGGCCGAGGCCTCGCATCTCGCGCGCTTCTACGGGCTCGACATGAAGCAGTTCCAGACCGTGCTCGACGCCGGGCCGATGGCGAGCGCCGTCTCGCGCGTGAAGATCGACAAGCTGGTGCGCGAGGATTTCGAGGTGCAGGCGTCGATCGCCGACGTGCTGAAGAACAACCGGCTCGCCGCCGAGGCCGCGCGCAACGCGAACCTCGCCTCGCCGCTACTCGACACCTGTTTCGAGCTCTACACCGAGACGCTGAGGCTCGGGCACGGCGGCGAGGACATGGCCGCCGTGGTGCGCGCGATCGAGGCACGCACGGACGCCCGGCGCGCCTGA
- a CDS encoding HAD family hydrolase: MPHPIPFTTIRAIAFDFDGVILDSVWMKVNLFLECYEDYGRPLTPAQRAKMLAHLTHHGGVGRVAKFAHYESAIFGREPDPEVVTTLARRYSELLMPRIDACPELPGARAFLERMQGRLSLHLISGTTDDDLRHITQRRDFARYFRTIAGSPTTKPVAFADVLRHGGWQPAEVLAIGDSWTEFDAARELGMPFAGIVAPGEPNPFPDPVLVYADMAALGAAWDEADATACRGRISR, encoded by the coding sequence ATGCCGCATCCGATCCCGTTCACCACGATCCGCGCGATCGCCTTCGATTTCGACGGCGTGATTCTCGACTCGGTCTGGATGAAGGTGAACCTGTTCCTCGAGTGCTACGAGGACTACGGCAGGCCGCTGACGCCGGCGCAGCGCGCCAAAATGCTCGCGCACCTGACGCATCATGGCGGGGTCGGCCGGGTCGCGAAGTTCGCCCACTACGAAAGCGCGATCTTCGGCCGCGAGCCCGATCCCGAGGTGGTGACCACGCTCGCGCGGCGCTACAGCGAGCTGCTGATGCCGCGCATCGACGCCTGCCCCGAGCTGCCCGGCGCGCGCGCGTTCCTCGAACGGATGCAGGGCCGGCTGTCGCTGCACCTGATCTCCGGCACCACCGACGACGACCTGCGCCACATCACGCAGCGGCGCGACTTCGCGCGCTACTTCCGCACCATCGCCGGCTCGCCGACCACCAAGCCGGTCGCGTTCGCCGACGTGCTGCGGCACGGCGGCTGGCAGCCGGCCGAGGTGCTGGCGATCGGCGATTCGTGGACGGAATTCGACGCGGCGCGCGAACTGGGCATGCCGTTCGCGGGCATCGTGGCGCCGGGCGAGCCGAACCCGTTCCCGGATCCGGTGCTGGTGTACGCGGACATGGCCGCGCTCGGGGCCGCCTGGGACGAGGCCGACGCGACGGCGTGCCGAGGCCGGATTTCTCGATGA